Proteins from one Oryza sativa Japonica Group chromosome 12, ASM3414082v1 genomic window:
- the LOC107277093 gene encoding uncharacterized protein, which translates to MAAAARHVASYMGRFAPRCGYAGDTTCTAAAWTRPQLPHAPSGPLVILRRGIAMIPGDHSPGPADLSPDCFDPEAPDDPATCFAYDEKDLESEEAVWALYQRWCSFHDIERDRDDMVRRFVYFKDRAHKIIEFNKSGKSYTWGLNIFGDMTPQEQSELERPPLHRRI; encoded by the exons atggccgccgccgcccgtcatGTGGCTTCGTACATGGGCCGCTTTGCTCCTCGGTGTGGCTACGCCGGCGACACCacctgcaccgccgccgcctggacGCGGCCTCAGCTGCCACACGCCCCGTCGGGCCCACTCGTCATCCTCCGGCGCGGCATCGCGATGATCCCCGGCGACCACTCCCCCGGACCCGCCGACCTCTCCCCCGATTGCTTTGACCCTGAAGCTCCAG ATGATCCAGCCACCTGCTTCGCTTACGACGAGAAGGACCTCGAGTCAGAGGAAGCCGTTTGGGCGCTGTACCAGCGGTGGTGCAGCTTCCATGACATAGAGCGCGATCGTGATGACATGGTTCGGCGCTTCGTGTATTTCAAGGACAGAGCGCACAAAATCATTGAGTTCAACAAGTCTGGCAAGTCTTATACCTGGGGTCTCAATATATTTGGTGATATGACGCCACAGGAGCAATCTGAATTGGAGCGTCCACCGCTCCATCGAAGGATTTGA